CActtgtgctgtatttggatgctataataatagcaaaaagaccattaatatgggCATTCGTTATTTTactttcccaaaagaagaaaatacGAAGGAGAAATGGATGCACGCTTGCAAACGCGcagacgatgttaactggaagggtgctctaatttgttcagtccattttaaagcagaagACTATGCTGATGATATGAAGTACCGACTTCTGGGAATTGAAAAACCAAAAAATCAACGTGCACTCAAGGAAGAGGCAATTCCATCCCTTTTTTTACCTAATGGTAAGTTACAAGTTGAGCAATTTGCCAAAAACCTGCATGATAAATTTTTTCCCTTCgattattttcctaaaatattttactggctgtgacacctagattacgaaaagtaaattaCATTAGACTATCAAATTAAAGTCCTCTGCCGTTGTCTTTAAGTGAtaattaaatatatagaaaatattaagttctttgttctttaattgattgatttgaggttttctggcgtcctggcttgtaaggtcattgacgccgaaattatAAATTGTTACGATTTCATGAAATCTGAAATGCAACACTGTATTTTCAGGTAAATgtgtatctgaaaaggaagaagAGAGATGTGCACGAGCCAAAAAGCGAGGACTGAAGAGGACAGCCCAGGAAATGCTATGTGAAATAGAAAATTCTCATTCAGATTTTCCAGGTCCAGAAGTCTCTGTTCAAGAAGTTATTCCACAGCCTGAAGAAAGTTCCGAACAAAATAGAATTAAACAAGCAGAGGAAGTTAAAAAGctgaagaaaaagatagaacatttggaaaagaccaatcaagaactcctgaaactggttagtttggaaacggaagtgacagaacctaagttcacattaactgaaataaacaagttatttcaacctgtgctaagtaCAACACAGATAAAATCTCTTATAACTAATAAGTCTGTCAGTCAATGGagcgatgaagacatatcgttagctttcactcctagaagcatgagcaccaaatgctattcatatttgtgaactaaaagaggatttcctctgccatcaaaaagtacactgaataaacgagcgcaaaatctcaaatgtgagccgggtattttgcattcggttcggtcactgatgaaggcaaaatcagaaacaatgacggaaattgaaaaacttcccgttatttcatttgatgaaatgaatatttctagtaagtgGAGTTATGACAAGGGGATGGATGTTTTGTATGAGcctcatgataaagttcaagtggttatgttaagaggtttgacggcAACCTGGAAGCAACCCATATATTACCAATTTGATGACTCTAATATGCATAAAAAACTGAATGATATCATTgtaaatgttgaaaaggctggattTGCCGTTGTGGCAATTGTCCATGATCTTGGACCTACTAATTTAagggtttggaaagaattcgggattgatccccttaacccagAAAAAGTCTTTTTTAAAAACCCGTGGGCTGACaggaatgtcttcatatttgctgatgctccccatatgataaagttgattagaaatcattttctggatcacggttttcttatggaaaatggaaatatcgtatctgatgcctgtgtccgtgaaatgctaatgaaaaccgtatcagaatatgccttagcatataaaattaatacaacacatatcaatgtaagtggcttacaaagacagcgtgtaaagtatgctgcacagctactttcaaaatcatgtgctaaggcattgtattttttaggagaaaggggctTATTCGAGAGcaacaattggaaggaaactgccgattttatagatacagtaaatgaatggttcgatgtcatgaATTCTTCTATGATGTTGGGAGACATAAAAGCCCGCAATGCATTTGGGAGAGATTTGGAAAGGcagaaaagtgttctaaaaagaatgATTGATGCTATGttgggaatgagggtaaaaaatccaaaatttaattgcctttacaaattccaaaaaggtgtgatattatcttgtcactcaatgattgggcTATATAACATGCTGAAACAGAGTCatgacatttcttttattatgacaaggagattgaatcaagacagtcttgaaattttttttggatgtattaggcagatgaggggttctcatgatcatcccgatgcagttaattttaagtacagattgaaaaactttttgctaggtagggatattgaacttgttagcgataaggcaaactgcgaaaaaggaaatgaaaaccttgacccgttatcccatgaaatggtatcatctggatgtgatggaaatggacctgataaatctttcaatgacagggaactggccttagaaatatgtatgacaaacatcATTTTTAGAGACCTGGAATTTGATGTTGATCTTAAAAATGACGAAATGTTCCCAGAGGAAACAGAATTTGCCAAATGTCAGAAATCTAGAGACACCACAGGATCTGTTATCGAGGAAGAGTCCTTAAGATACATCGGTGGATATGTAGTGAGAAAGTTTTTGTTGAAATATCCAAATTTAGGGTATATTGTTGATAGCAAAACGTCAGAGACATGGGTCCATtatataagtgaaggaaaactctatgcaccatccgacaattttttttctaaacaaaaaaTTTGCAGAGAAATTTTTACAGCAATTCATGGCTATGGGCTTAGACCAGGAACagaatgcataaaaacaatggctgctgaaatgaaatctgctgtcgctggtgttcctgacgaggttgtggaattttttgccaaaatatcagtgttttttagaaggcggcacctcaacaacattatcgacataagtaaaaagaaacaaaggacttgcaggagtacagtaagaaaaaccatgaaaacaacAACTTAATTTTTCCTCCTGGGGTGCACACCTGGCTCGTAGAGAAACACGCCCATGCTTATCTGAATTCCATCACTATCAAACTGTCATCTTTGTTTtgttaatctgttaggattaaaataataattcattgtACCAAAACAACTTTCTCTATGTTAATCCTTAACTCgtgtaggatttagtaccaaggACAACTTTCTGTACGTTAATCTATACTTCTTTGGTTAAGGATAAGTGGcagtcaatacattacagtatttgtgttcccttttaaGATACATCTATACCCTATGACTATGTTTAGAAGCCTCAAAATATTATTAAACTTAAGGAAaatctttacttaaaaaaaaaaaaaaaaaatattaagaagtatttttattttggaaaggtatccttgcatcgtgttactacgtatactTGTCAATGCTGTCAAGGGAGACGATCCGGtgtgtgacgtcatgcgcagacggaacgtattttcgctcgctgatgagccgacctctcccattaaaggaccttgggtagactttaggaaaaaacccgagaattgtgagttcaaggaacaatctagcaaacagtttgtatatttgtGTCATCATATAAATAAAGTATAGTTTGTagttagatggtatatctctgtataggttactgatacctcccaagtctggctgaaaagagacagacaggtttacatacgtgtaggaaaccttagatcagtcaaataaacagtttagtacaatcagatcttacctgtttgcatggaacagtcttaaccttaattcctcaatattttcttaaataataaaaGAATCAAGAATGCTCTGACTTTAATCTTAATccagaatgtttgaggcgaaagagatgcaaagattTCTTCTATTGTTtaatacaaaatagaaatcatggatgtattcaatAACATCTTATGCAGAAAAATTCtgaataaaagcataaatagtaataacagaattaaaataagtttcacctgagaagggaaacattagccactctaagggaaataggAAATTTTGCTATGTAttttgttgttactaggaacactgtgcatataagtatgcttggcacttgtgtcagtctattatgcttaatgccaactgtgtagagagaacagtctatagtgttatcactaaacacaatactcaataagatatgtcttacgagtctatcatgtacacctttcactaaaagtcccaattagtgcactgttcttcgcagtaatcaagcggcaggctttataatactgcctgccgccaccacatgaaattttatttcctgtaactgcttcgtatagtgtttgaagaaaactctggatgactttcatccagtataagcccaaaggctttcaaacgacatcgtctgaaagaaattcagagacgaggtaacttttctcggatcatgacttgcgggtgtattgtctggatccactctgcgtaaaaaataggtgattttcgcctctaactgtttcaaggataatgttgaaccagacgtctctcccttgaaaagctgatctcccttaaagtctgaaattctacgaagatagacctttaggcattccactgggcagagggatgcttcttccttcagagggcagattctccaggggccccatcttttagtgggtagctcgttcttggcgagaaacgtcggatcgggaaaagggttcagttctccggagtctgtgaacagaatgtggccatcatccctcgagagggccactattttgctaactctggctcctgaggctagtgcaaataagaatatcactttttgagtcaagtctttcagcgagccatcctcattgttcagagttgatgctgagTGAAGAAcgttatccaaagaccatgaaatgggctttggaggagctgcgggccgaagtttagcgcaggcttttggaatcttgttgaagatttcattagaaaagtctacctggaaggcatatagtattggttcTTCCAGGAAGacacatattgtcttcttgttgactttgacttgtattcctctaagaagttaatactgtccctagaaatcccgaaccgtttcttgaccgctagggcgagaaaatcatgagatgaaggttctgggttttctctgatgaaggtGAGACAGTCAAATTCTGCAATTGCTGAATCAGAACTGAGTCCGGTAACGGGGTCAGCTTCAAGCGTAGTTCCGTTATTAAAGGGAACGAAACACTGTTGGGCCAATTGTGGgacactattgctgctatcccctgtaaggatctcagtttgtcgaggactttcagcagaaggttggttggagagaacaggtagatcctggaccacctgttccaaattatggacattgcgtctgtcgcttccgctagaggatcctcgtacggagctacataccagggtagcttcttgttatcgctcgttgcgaagaagtctatctgcagtcctgggtttttgcgtaatatgaaggggaatgattttgcgtctaggtaccattctgactctatcgggttgaccctggatagagcgtccgctgtcacattgcggaacccttgaaggtggactgctgacaagtgccatctcttcttctctagACGGAgtatggctagtatcacttgacttatgtgaggcgatctcgagccttgtcgatttaggcatctcattacaacttcgctgtctagacccagacggatgtggattgagcagcgaagttccagtttcttcagagagagaaagaaCTGCCATGGTTACCAGAAGATTGATGTGGAatgtcttgaagaggggagaccaggttcccgggactttccgatgatgagagtgacctccccacccctcttttgaggcgtccgtgtgaacgatGACTGCCGGTGGAGATggttcagaggtgccttgctcttcagtttcttggcttccgaccatggtttgagtagtgatcgcagatgatttggaatcggtctttgtagatctcttcgaacgattgatgcgtagtttctccaaactcctgatgcatcttttaattgtgctttcacaattggatctgtcactggggcaaactggagggaccctaacactctctcctgttgccttcttgatatcctgtcggattgaagaagtctcttgacagatcctgctatctctttcctcttctttgatggaatggaaaggcagtgtgactgtaagtccccgTGGAAGcgcagccactggaacttttgagctggagatagacgagacttttccaagttgatcttgaatcctaagtgttccaggaactgggtcacttgcttggaggcttgcctgcactcttcctcagatgctacccacaccagccagacGTACAGGTAGGTTACTACCTGGATCCtgttttaggcgtagttgatgaatgactgcattcgcaagcttattgaatacccttggggctatgtttagaccgaagggcatggctctgaaaacgtactttcttttctgtagtttgagccTTAGGtaaggggaaacttgacggttgattggaacatgccagtatgcatccgtcatgtctatggagactgtgtatgcccgtttgggcaaaaagggtccttatgtgttaaagtgtcagcattctgaacttgtggttcactatgaatttgttgagtggtgataggtccagaatgaatctgagcttttccgaatccttcttcggaacacaaaatagcctaccttggaatctgatggactttgccttccgtataactattttgttcaggagttcctgaacatattcttccagaatgggggttgaatgctggaagaattaaagaaagtttggtggagttgagctccaactctaCCCTAGTCCactcttgattaggctgtgggcccagggatcgaaggtccaacgatcccggaagaggagaagtctccctcctaccggtagcatctcacttggagtgctggttggaggacttgcctccttggccacttccacctttgttacccctacctctgaaggcgcgtctagaggatcctcgaaaggaaccttgagacttcggcctaaaagtcgtcgattggctttcaaagactggggtgaacaccggcaaTTGGGTcgtcagtgtttggggcaccagttggaaggtggtggttggttgtgccaccgcctggggcaccgtggccatgggaagctgttgctgttttctaggccgagagggcactcttggtcgttttgatttattcttcagctggggaccctcgtcagcagaagattttctttttgaggacaagccccatttggagaggagattcctgttctccgtagcggctttgtccacaacttttttgaccacttcacttgggaagaggtcttttccccagatattggaggctatgagcttccttggttcgtgtctcaccgcagccgaggcgaacacgaactctctacaagtccttcgggctttgataaagttatacaagtccttggtgactgtcaccAAATGAGATTAGGCGaaaaccatgtacatatctggggtgtcggggatgcttgccatagtctctaaaccagtctgcagagacatggaagcagcaagacgttccttagtctcttgttccctacacaggagagactctgacagcttcgggaggtcttcgccgaactgtcgtccagcaatatccgcctccagcttcttaactgtgaaggtgttatgaatatccttccagtctttatcatcggATGGAAAAGCAAGGAAAAAGgatctacactcttccagtgtagggcaaggtttctctgcttcgactgcctttaaggctgccttaaaccctttgtcaataaaggggaaggcacgtttggagtcagcaataaaggacgggtgctttttgctgagagccggcaccttggagctagtaaaggacCTCTCTTTCAAGGTTgtcgtatataaggcctgagccttagagagttcgaggacaatcatctccttcggctctgtttcctccttggatgtaggttctgtcctcagacggacatagctatctaggtaggcccctctgctgggccaaaactcaatttcctctactgggacagtgcccagtttctccgagaggaagatcttcctccctgacattggcatatgcttagcatatctccaagggttaatgtcagagaaagcggggagatccttgacgtttagcttcttcggggctaaacgtgatgCAACCAGCTTCTTACTGACGATTTattttgaatgtcctgcaccatagacagcagcgaatgcaacgtactcgtgatggaatctaactggggtgcagtagatgaagtcgaaggcaccggttcATTCAtcgcggctgatgataccgaaatcataTGGGTCTTATCAACTccggcctcaggaggtacgtcatcctcctgctccagttcttcgactaggagattgttctcagtttCCTTTGAGACAACCGACATgctgtcatctaattggatgcccttcaaggcatcTGATACACCAGATTCTACCgaaatctgaacaaggggaatctcagattGAGTCTGAGGAATGATTACATCCGgagatgccttagggaaaagacagtccctcatcctcttattaggaaggtatgggccagaggtgttcttctgaaaatctctgacccattttcgcagcgcgtcccttgctgcatcccttgactcagtagacttttgatcatcaaaagcctcttttaccagtttgttacaaacagtacatacctgtggtcccagtatttgaggtcccctttggtgactgcgcagcgagcatgggccctgcacacgtcatggccatagaagttcttgctacggaccttacaaaagctgttcccgcactcgggatgctcctactgtaaggaaagaaaagcatataagtatttggtgaaattctcaaatttcagcatacatattttttaaaaatattagcttggatagagtaagctagaaataggaaagacacctacttgtgtttcctgtccagcccattgctatgacctcttccaatattgaacaataaattcttaaagaattttgaatgggaagatttcatttgatataaagtgtcttcttgacacaatgtcccaggttcaatattgggggtaagttAATGGTTTATAACCATTAAGTGAAAGAGAGGATCATGCTCTTATaaagagaggatcattctcttatatgtgatggtctcacaataagttgcccatgaagcaccttgtaggttggaaataaCTTTTTGGACTACAGCACTGACCGCCGCCaaacctgccgggcctgccggaacatgccgggcctgccgacatatgccggaccTGCCGAAATATGCcagcctagccgacatatgccgggcctattctgggctatgtGAAAACaaatactgtcttcaaagtagtgggcggcaggtcggcagttgccgctcagCCCGCCgtcagccgaaggatccctctatcaagtaggacccggcggcaaccggcggcaatTATATAACTTTTGGGTGGCCAACTGCCAG
Above is a window of Palaemon carinicauda isolate YSFRI2023 chromosome 6, ASM3689809v2, whole genome shotgun sequence DNA encoding:
- the LOC137643087 gene encoding THAP domain-containing protein 6-like encodes the protein MGIRYFTFPKEENTKEKWMHACKRADDVNWKGALICSVHFKAEDYADDMKYRLLGIEKPKNQRALKEEAIPSLFLPNGKCVSEKEEERCARAKKRGLKRTAQEMLCEIENSHSDFPGPEVSVQEVIPQPEESSEQNRIKQAEEVKKLKKKIEHLEKTNQELLKLVSLETEVTEPKFTLTEINKLFQPVLSTTQIKSLITNKSVSQWSDEDISLAFTPRSMSTKCYSYL